In the Carboxydothermus hydrogenoformans Z-2901 genome, one interval contains:
- the mqnC gene encoding cyclic dehypoxanthinyl futalosine synthase, with protein sequence MDVKKIYAKIEAGERITFAEGVLLFEQGDLYNLGRLANLVRRRHHPENIVTFVVDRNVNYTNICSTACKFCAFYRPPGHPEGYVLTLEEIFAKIEELVNLGGTQLLMQGGTHPDLGLEYFKNLFSQIKKRFPTVQIHSLSPPEIMYLAKKEGLSVVEVLKQLKESGLQSLPGGGAEILSDRVRKVISPNKISAAEWLEVMEAAHSLGMKTTATMMFGHVENYEDRIIHLENLRQLQDKTRGFTAFIPWSFQPANTALAHLLPAGGMDYLKTVAISRIYLDNFPNIQASWVTQGAKIAQLALYFGTNDFGSTMLEENVVRAAGVTYRIPMNEIIKTIREAGFIPAKRNTHYEILEVYEE encoded by the coding sequence TTGGATGTAAAAAAAATTTACGCCAAAATAGAAGCGGGGGAAAGGATAACTTTTGCCGAAGGAGTTTTACTGTTTGAACAGGGAGATTTGTACAACTTGGGGCGACTTGCCAACCTTGTCCGCCGCCGTCATCACCCGGAAAATATTGTTACTTTTGTGGTTGACCGGAATGTAAATTATACCAATATCTGCTCGACGGCCTGCAAATTTTGTGCTTTTTATCGTCCTCCCGGTCATCCGGAAGGTTACGTTCTGACCTTAGAAGAAATCTTTGCCAAAATTGAAGAGCTGGTTAACCTGGGCGGAACTCAGTTATTAATGCAGGGAGGGACCCATCCCGATTTAGGGCTGGAGTACTTTAAAAACTTGTTTTCTCAGATAAAGAAAAGATTTCCAACGGTACAAATCCATTCCCTTTCGCCGCCGGAAATTATGTACCTGGCTAAAAAAGAGGGCTTAAGCGTGGTTGAAGTCTTAAAGCAACTAAAAGAAAGCGGACTGCAATCTTTACCCGGAGGGGGAGCGGAAATATTATCCGACCGGGTGCGGAAGGTAATTAGTCCCAATAAAATTTCCGCGGCGGAATGGCTGGAAGTGATGGAAGCAGCCCATAGCCTGGGGATGAAGACTACAGCAACGATGATGTTCGGGCATGTGGAAAATTACGAAGACAGGATTATTCACCTGGAAAATTTGCGGCAGCTTCAGGATAAAACCCGCGGATTTACTGCTTTTATACCCTGGTCGTTTCAGCCGGCCAATACAGCATTAGCCCATCTTTTGCCAGCTGGAGGGATGGACTACTTAAAGACGGTTGCTATTTCCCGGATTTATCTCGATAATTTTCCCAACATTCAAGCTTCCTGGGTTACTCAAGGGGCCAAAATAGCGCAATTAGCTTTGTATTTTGGAACCAACGATTTTGGCTCTACTATGCTTGAGGAAAATGTGGTCCGGGCAGCGGGGGTAACCTACCGCATACCAATGAACGAAATAATAAAAACTATCCGGGAAGCAGGGTTCATACCGGCCAAACGCAACACCCATTACGAAATTTTGGAAGTTTATGAGGAGTGA
- the dprA gene encoding DNA-processing protein DprA — MQNSDYYLTLASVYYNQKLFHLIKEGIPVEEIVVNPVKTLKEFGFSPTEINSLTRKISEFNPERVKEHCSNLGIKIVTFGEKRYPERLLHLYDPPVVLFCWGNLELLKTPMVGIVGARRASSYGLKVARAFAEEIAGAGITVISGLARGIDGEAHRGAVSAGATVAVLGSGIDVPYPRENENLYREIIQKGLIISEFLPGTMPLPYLFPIRNRLIAALAEGIVVVEAALKSGSLITARIALELGREVFAVPGMITSPLSAGSNLLLKDGARIALKGTEVIEELGFGTLFSNSFAAQRSKQEAFGLAGKILEVLVNEDLTVEEIAYRLNARVSEVLREISFLEIKGFVKKQFGGKFTRG; from the coding sequence TTGCAAAACAGTGATTATTATTTAACCTTAGCTTCTGTATATTATAACCAAAAACTTTTTCACTTGATTAAAGAAGGCATCCCGGTAGAAGAAATTGTAGTTAATCCGGTAAAAACATTAAAGGAGTTTGGCTTTTCGCCCACGGAAATTAATAGCCTTACCCGGAAAATTTCCGAATTTAATCCCGAACGGGTAAAGGAGCACTGCTCAAACCTGGGGATAAAGATTGTAACCTTTGGGGAGAAGCGGTATCCTGAGCGGTTATTACACCTGTACGACCCACCGGTGGTGTTATTTTGCTGGGGTAACCTGGAGCTTTTAAAAACACCCATGGTCGGGATTGTAGGAGCGAGGCGTGCTTCATCCTACGGCTTAAAAGTTGCCAGAGCTTTTGCCGAAGAAATAGCCGGGGCGGGGATCACGGTGATAAGCGGCCTGGCCCGGGGTATCGATGGTGAAGCACACCGGGGGGCGGTAAGTGCGGGAGCAACGGTGGCGGTTTTAGGTTCGGGGATTGATGTACCTTACCCCCGGGAAAATGAAAACCTTTACCGGGAAATAATACAAAAAGGATTAATCATCTCGGAGTTTTTACCGGGGACGATGCCCTTACCTTATCTTTTTCCCATCCGTAACCGCCTGATTGCCGCTCTGGCCGAAGGTATCGTTGTAGTGGAAGCCGCGTTGAAGAGCGGAAGCTTGATAACCGCCAGGATTGCCCTTGAGTTAGGAAGAGAAGTATTTGCTGTTCCGGGGATGATAACTTCTCCTTTAAGTGCTGGCAGTAATCTTTTATTAAAAGATGGGGCCAGAATTGCTTTAAAAGGAACGGAGGTTATTGAAGAGCTTGGCTTTGGCACGTTATTTAGTAATAGTTTTGCTGCCCAGAGGTCAAAGCAAGAAGCTTTCGGTCTTGCCGGAAAAATTTTAGAAGTTTTAGTAAATGAGGATTTAACCGTGGAAGAGATAGCTTATCGCTTAAATGCCCGTGTTTCGGAGGTATTAAGAGAAATTTCCTTCCTGGAAATAAAAGGCTTTGTGAAAAAACAGTTTGGAGGTAAGTTTACCAGGGGTTGA
- a CDS encoding menaquinone biosynthesis protein yields the protein MKLRLGRVSYLNCLPLYYPFEKNGFAEAELFSGPPAELNQLFLKHQLDVTPISSIEYARNYQDLLILPDLSIAADGPVLSVMFFYRQEFSGRLQNIKKVGVTRESATSVVLLKIILKELFGADPQYVPMNLDIEFYRKTDLDGVLLIGDKALAGYYHLPQNLEVLDLGEAFKKLTGLPMVYAVWAVHRETCQKEPHKIKKLTELFFQAKNYSYAHWQEMVEFGSQKYPFTPEEIDGYLKIISHELSEREFSGLLEFYRRASKIGEAPAGVLVKIWREDDWM from the coding sequence ATGAAATTAAGGCTTGGACGGGTAAGCTACTTAAACTGCTTACCCTTATATTATCCTTTTGAGAAAAATGGTTTTGCGGAGGCTGAGCTTTTTTCAGGTCCCCCGGCCGAGTTAAATCAACTTTTTTTAAAACATCAGTTAGATGTAACTCCCATTTCCTCCATTGAGTACGCCAGAAACTATCAAGACCTTTTAATTTTACCTGATCTTTCCATTGCCGCCGATGGCCCGGTATTAAGCGTGATGTTTTTTTACCGGCAGGAATTTTCCGGAAGGCTTCAAAACATAAAAAAAGTTGGTGTAACCAGGGAGTCGGCAACATCGGTAGTACTATTAAAAATAATCTTAAAAGAACTTTTTGGAGCCGACCCTCAATACGTACCCATGAATTTGGACATTGAATTTTACCGCAAGACCGATTTAGACGGAGTGCTTTTAATTGGTGATAAAGCTTTAGCAGGTTATTATCATTTGCCCCAAAATTTAGAGGTGTTGGACTTAGGCGAAGCTTTTAAAAAACTTACCGGACTACCCATGGTTTATGCGGTGTGGGCGGTCCACCGGGAGACCTGCCAGAAAGAGCCTCATAAAATTAAAAAGTTAACCGAACTGTTTTTTCAGGCTAAAAATTACTCGTATGCTCACTGGCAAGAAATGGTTGAATTTGGCAGCCAAAAATATCCTTTTACTCCTGAGGAAATTGACGGGTATTTAAAAATTATTTCCCATGAACTATCCGAGAGGGAGTTTTCTGGTCTTTTGGAGTTTTACCGTCGGGCTTCTAAAATAGGCGAAGCGCCGGCAGGGGTTTTGGTTAAGATTTGGAGGGAAGACGATTGGATGTAA
- the mqnE gene encoding aminofutalosine synthase MqnE: MFAFADKNLEKIYDKVEKGERLSFEDGLTLFNSSDLIGIGYLANIVRERKNGNKAYFIVNRHINPTNICVNRCKLCAFGVDKDSPEAYQMSLDEIEARALESKDDGISEIHIVGGLHPDLPFDFYVEMVERVSRALPGVHIQAFTAVEIDYFSRISGKSLEEVLTILKNAGLGSLPGGGAEVFSERVRKKICEKKISGERWLEVMRTAHKLGLRSNATMLYGHIETVEERLMHLIKLRELQDETGGFMSFIPLAFHPKNTGLEGEIKTLTTGVEDLKMLAISRLMLDNFDHIKAFWIMVGPKLAQISLSFGVDDIDGTVVEERITHAAGATTSQAMTKKEILHLIREAGRQPVERDTLYNVVREDFE; the protein is encoded by the coding sequence ATGTTTGCTTTTGCCGATAAAAATTTAGAAAAAATTTACGATAAAGTGGAGAAGGGTGAACGGCTTTCCTTTGAAGACGGGCTAACCCTTTTTAATTCCTCCGACCTTATAGGGATTGGTTATCTTGCCAATATCGTCCGGGAAAGAAAAAATGGCAATAAAGCTTATTTTATTGTAAACCGCCATATCAATCCCACCAATATCTGCGTTAACCGCTGCAAACTTTGTGCTTTTGGGGTGGACAAAGACTCTCCGGAAGCTTACCAGATGAGCCTTGACGAAATTGAAGCGCGGGCTTTAGAATCCAAAGATGATGGGATAAGTGAAATTCACATTGTAGGTGGTCTTCATCCCGATTTGCCTTTTGATTTTTACGTGGAGATGGTGGAGAGGGTTTCCAGAGCCCTACCTGGAGTGCACATTCAGGCTTTTACGGCGGTGGAAATTGACTACTTTTCTCGTATTTCCGGGAAGTCTTTGGAGGAAGTGCTGACAATTTTAAAAAATGCCGGGCTGGGTTCGTTACCCGGCGGGGGTGCGGAAGTTTTTTCCGAGAGGGTGCGAAAGAAAATTTGCGAGAAAAAAATTTCCGGCGAACGCTGGCTGGAAGTCATGAGAACCGCCCATAAACTCGGGCTTAGAAGTAATGCCACCATGCTTTACGGACATATCGAAACCGTTGAAGAAAGACTTATGCATTTAATTAAGTTAAGAGAACTTCAGGATGAAACCGGCGGTTTTATGTCGTTTATTCCTTTGGCGTTTCATCCTAAAAACACCGGGTTAGAGGGTGAAATTAAAACCCTCACTACTGGCGTAGAAGACTTAAAAATGTTAGCTATCAGCCGCTTAATGCTCGATAATTTTGACCATATTAAAGCTTTCTGGATCATGGTGGGACCAAAACTTGCTCAGATTTCCCTTTCCTTCGGAGTGGACGATATTGATGGTACGGTGGTAGAAGAGCGGATTACCCATGCTGCCGGGGCTACCACCTCTCAAGCCATGACCAAAAAGGAAATCCTGCACCTTATACGGGAAGCGGGAAGACAACCGGTAGAAAGAGATACTCTTTACAATGTGGTACGGGAGGATTTTGAATGA
- a CDS encoding flavodoxin family protein, whose product MANSLKYLILSTSPRIGGNSDTAARYVETLLKAKGDGVFLNTSRKKINPCLGCNLCSRDGRCVQKDDMAEIYELLPQINYLVIASPIYAMGLCAQAKAIIDRLQPYWAQKYLLKQSEMQQKRRKGLYLLTAGTNFNTVFTGAEITLKYLNNVLEVEEFRIVGFKNLEEKGEIKKDPNNFNRILEAINQMGVS is encoded by the coding sequence GTGGCGAACTCCCTTAAGTATTTAATTCTTTCTACCAGTCCACGGATAGGTGGCAATAGCGATACTGCTGCCCGGTATGTGGAAACCCTCTTAAAGGCTAAAGGAGATGGAGTTTTCTTAAACACTTCCCGCAAAAAAATCAATCCTTGCCTTGGGTGTAATTTATGCAGCCGGGACGGCCGATGCGTGCAAAAGGATGACATGGCAGAAATTTATGAGTTACTTCCGCAAATTAATTACTTGGTTATAGCATCTCCAATTTATGCCATGGGGCTTTGCGCTCAGGCCAAAGCTATAATAGACCGGTTGCAGCCTTACTGGGCGCAAAAGTACCTTTTAAAGCAGTCAGAAATGCAGCAAAAAAGGCGAAAAGGCCTGTATTTACTGACCGCCGGTACTAATTTTAACACCGTATTTACCGGGGCGGAGATTACCTTGAAGTACTTAAATAATGTTTTAGAAGTTGAGGAGTTTAGGATTGTTGGATTTAAAAACTTGGAAGAAAAGGGCGAAATTAAAAAAGATCCCAATAATTTTAACCGGATTCTGGAAGCTATTAATCAAATGGGGGTGAGCTAA
- the selA gene encoding L-seryl-tRNA(Sec) selenium transferase, with the protein MALEKLLRSIPKVDEILKAPELQDYLNRYQREIITRKVREVLDELRTGIVSGQRQKPLEFQEVVNLAQRKIESFFLPPYRRVVNGTGVVLHTNLGRAPLAPEAVEALRKVSGSYGNLELDLTTGKRGSRYDHVVEYLCELTGAEDALVVNNNASAVVLALSSMAFGKEVIVSRGQLVEIGGAFRIPEIMERSGAILKEVGTTNKTRIDDYRKAINENTGLLLGVHTSNYKIIGFTESVEIADLVKLGKEKGIPVMWDLGSGSLVDLTSYGLPYEPTVQEVLAAGVDVVTFSGDKLLGGPQAGIIAGKKEFVAKMKKHPLTRAIRIDKMTVAALQATLMLYFERDFLSKIPVLRMLTEPPEKIKKRAQKLYRKLLRAKLPAEISLDEGKSEVGGGAFPGTYLSSYVIKINPHHLSVEKLAKALREENPALLGRIEEEKFIIDLRTVLEEEIDYCKRLLEKHLVGDRQ; encoded by the coding sequence ATGGCATTGGAAAAATTACTGCGCTCCATACCCAAGGTAGATGAGATTCTAAAAGCTCCGGAACTTCAGGACTATTTAAACCGTTATCAGCGGGAGATTATTACCCGGAAAGTGCGCGAGGTTTTAGATGAGCTCAGAACCGGTATAGTCTCTGGCCAGCGGCAAAAGCCGCTGGAATTTCAGGAGGTTGTTAACTTAGCTCAAAGAAAGATTGAAAGCTTTTTTCTACCTCCCTACCGGCGGGTGGTCAACGGTACCGGTGTGGTTTTACATACCAACCTGGGCCGGGCTCCTCTGGCCCCGGAGGCGGTAGAAGCCTTACGTAAGGTCTCGGGCAGTTACGGCAACTTGGAGCTGGATTTAACCACCGGAAAAAGGGGCTCCCGTTACGACCACGTGGTGGAATACCTCTGTGAGTTAACCGGAGCCGAGGATGCACTGGTGGTGAACAATAATGCTTCGGCGGTGGTATTAGCTTTAAGCAGTATGGCTTTTGGGAAAGAGGTGATAGTTTCCCGGGGCCAACTGGTGGAAATCGGCGGAGCCTTTAGGATACCGGAAATAATGGAAAGAAGCGGGGCAATTTTAAAAGAAGTTGGTACCACCAATAAAACCCGGATTGACGATTACCGGAAGGCAATTAACGAGAACACCGGCCTTTTATTAGGGGTGCATACCAGCAATTACAAAATAATTGGTTTTACCGAATCGGTGGAAATTGCCGATTTGGTGAAGCTTGGAAAAGAAAAGGGAATTCCGGTAATGTGGGACTTGGGAAGCGGCAGTTTGGTGGATTTAACCTCTTACGGATTACCGTACGAACCAACGGTGCAGGAAGTTCTGGCGGCGGGGGTGGATGTAGTTACTTTTTCCGGAGATAAGCTTTTGGGTGGCCCGCAAGCGGGGATTATTGCTGGCAAGAAAGAGTTTGTTGCCAAAATGAAAAAACATCCTCTTACCCGGGCTATTCGGATTGATAAAATGACCGTAGCAGCTTTGCAGGCAACTTTAATGCTTTACTTTGAAAGAGATTTTCTCTCGAAAATCCCGGTATTACGGATGTTAACCGAACCGCCCGAAAAGATTAAAAAGCGGGCGCAAAAGCTTTATCGCAAACTCTTAAGGGCCAAATTACCTGCGGAAATTTCTCTGGATGAAGGCAAATCGGAAGTAGGTGGGGGAGCTTTTCCCGGAACCTACCTATCTTCTTATGTGATAAAAATTAACCCCCATCACCTTTCGGTGGAAAAACTGGCAAAAGCTTTACGGGAGGAAAATCCTGCCCTTTTGGGAAGAATTGAGGAAGAAAAATTTATTATCGATTTAAGGACGGTATTGGAGGAAGAAATAGATTACTGCAAACGCTTACTGGAAAAACATCTGGTGGGTGACCGGCAATGA
- the selB gene encoding selenocysteine-specific translation elongation factor, translating to MKYFIIGTAGHVDHGKTELIKRLTGIDTDRLKEEKKRGISIELGFAHLTLPSGKKAGIVDVPGHERFIKNMLAGVMGFDMVLLVIAADEGIMPQTREHMDILKLLQIKKGIVVVTKKDLVDEDWLNLVIEDIKEFVKGSFLEKAPIIPVSSITGEGISTLLAEIDRVAEEVEEKSRSHYARLPIDRVFTIAGFGTVVTGTLWSGELAVGETVEILPRGLTKKIRNLQVHGQKVERAFAGQRVAINLADVEVKDIERGDWVVTIGVLKPTRLLDVKFTVLASQEKPVRHRQQIRFYLGTAERLGRVLLLDREELEPGGETYAQLMLEEPVVADRFDRFIIRSYSPMVTIGGGEILDPYPARKYKRFREDVMESLKVKEKGEPSALVLNVLLNSLKPLEQKVIEQKTTLAARVVEESLNQLIAANKVYRSGEKLYFAADNYAKILAKTKEFLQSYHHQYPLRAGVSKDELKSKLFNEFSLREFTSFLEIAEEKKELKVSGNKVALIDYVPRLTAELEKAKENILNYFKKASLMPENLSAVLPGFNLKEDLALELINYLVEQGELIKIDEEIYLAREHFEEAMAKIKKLLLEKKEIVIADVRELLGISRKYALPLLETLDQLKITRRVGDKRVLARRE from the coding sequence ATGAAATACTTCATCATTGGAACCGCTGGCCATGTAGACCACGGAAAAACGGAACTGATAAAAAGGCTTACGGGAATTGATACCGACCGCTTAAAGGAAGAGAAAAAACGGGGAATTTCCATCGAACTTGGTTTTGCTCACCTGACGCTCCCTTCGGGGAAAAAAGCCGGGATTGTTGATGTTCCGGGGCATGAGCGGTTTATTAAAAATATGCTGGCCGGGGTTATGGGGTTTGACATGGTGCTTTTAGTTATTGCTGCCGATGAGGGTATTATGCCCCAAACCCGGGAGCATATGGATATTTTAAAGCTTTTACAGATAAAAAAAGGTATCGTGGTAGTAACGAAGAAAGATTTAGTGGATGAAGACTGGTTAAATCTTGTAATTGAAGATATCAAAGAATTTGTCAAAGGAAGTTTTCTCGAAAAGGCTCCCATTATCCCCGTATCATCAATTACCGGTGAAGGGATTTCTACTTTACTTGCGGAAATTGACCGGGTCGCGGAAGAGGTCGAGGAAAAATCCCGGTCGCACTATGCCCGGCTTCCTATTGACCGGGTTTTTACCATAGCGGGATTTGGAACGGTCGTTACCGGTACCCTCTGGTCGGGGGAACTTGCGGTGGGCGAAACGGTAGAAATTCTCCCCCGCGGGCTTACCAAAAAGATTAGAAACCTGCAGGTCCACGGGCAAAAAGTGGAAAGGGCTTTTGCCGGGCAGAGGGTGGCGATCAATTTAGCGGATGTAGAGGTAAAAGATATTGAACGGGGAGATTGGGTTGTTACCATTGGCGTATTAAAACCCACCCGGTTGCTTGACGTTAAGTTTACGGTTCTTGCTTCGCAAGAAAAGCCCGTTCGCCACCGACAGCAGATACGTTTTTACCTGGGAACGGCGGAACGGCTGGGAAGGGTACTGCTTTTAGACCGGGAAGAATTAGAGCCGGGAGGGGAAACTTATGCCCAGCTCATGTTAGAGGAGCCGGTAGTAGCCGACCGCTTTGACCGGTTTATCATTCGCTCCTATTCGCCTATGGTAACTATTGGTGGTGGAGAGATCCTGGACCCTTACCCGGCAAGGAAATACAAGCGTTTTCGCGAGGACGTAATGGAAAGCTTGAAGGTTAAAGAAAAAGGGGAACCTTCTGCCTTAGTTTTAAACGTTCTTTTAAATAGCTTAAAACCCTTAGAACAAAAGGTAATTGAACAAAAAACTACGTTGGCGGCGAGGGTGGTCGAAGAGAGCTTAAATCAGCTAATTGCCGCCAATAAAGTTTACCGCTCGGGGGAAAAACTGTACTTTGCGGCGGATAATTATGCTAAAATTTTAGCTAAAACAAAAGAGTTTTTACAGAGTTATCATCACCAATATCCTCTTAGAGCAGGGGTTTCTAAAGACGAACTGAAGAGTAAACTTTTTAATGAGTTTTCGTTAAGAGAGTTTACTTCTTTTCTGGAAATTGCCGAAGAGAAAAAAGAATTAAAGGTAAGCGGAAATAAAGTAGCTTTAATTGATTACGTACCGAGATTAACAGCGGAACTGGAAAAAGCCAAGGAGAATATTTTAAACTACTTTAAAAAAGCTTCCCTGATGCCGGAAAATCTTAGTGCTGTTTTACCGGGCTTTAACCTCAAAGAAGATTTGGCGCTGGAGTTAATAAATTATCTTGTGGAGCAAGGGGAATTAATTAAGATTGACGAAGAAATATATTTAGCCCGCGAACATTTTGAAGAGGCTATGGCCAAAATTAAAAAGCTTTTATTAGAAAAAAAAGAAATTGTAATTGCCGATGTGCGAGAACTCCTTGGTATTTCCCGTAAATACGCTTTGCCGTTATTAGAAACTTTAGACCAGCTAAAAATTACCCGGCGTGTTGGAGATAAGAGGGTTTTAGCGAGGAGGGAATAG
- a CDS encoding UbiA-like polyprenyltransferase produces MTKIKIFLEMIRFEHTLFALPYAYVGAFLASGGVPRLRDFLFITLAMVGARTAAMSLNRLIDRHIDALNPRTQNRALPRGLIKVSEVYIYTILSLLLFFWAAANLKPLALKLLPLALFVLVIYAYTKRFTWACHLVLGLALSFAPLGSFVGIEGYIPLPAYFLAAGVLFWVAGFDIIYALQDVEFDRQQGLYSIPSRFGIEKALTIARVFHFLTIIFFLLAGIGFGLGFFYYFGVIATAILLLYEHWLVKPTDLSRVNTAFNNVNMIISVLMFGVTVIDLLI; encoded by the coding sequence TTGACTAAAATTAAGATCTTTCTTGAAATGATCAGGTTTGAACATACACTCTTTGCCCTACCTTATGCTTATGTAGGAGCATTTTTGGCTTCCGGGGGTGTACCGAGGCTAAGAGATTTTCTTTTTATTACTTTGGCTATGGTTGGTGCCCGGACTGCCGCAATGAGTTTAAACCGGTTGATTGACCGGCATATAGATGCCTTAAACCCCCGAACCCAAAACCGGGCCCTGCCCCGGGGGCTTATAAAAGTGTCGGAAGTATATATTTACACGATACTTTCGTTATTGCTCTTTTTTTGGGCGGCAGCCAATTTAAAGCCGTTAGCATTAAAGCTTCTTCCCCTTGCTTTATTTGTTCTGGTAATTTATGCTTATACTAAAAGATTTACCTGGGCATGCCACCTTGTTTTAGGTCTGGCCCTGTCCTTTGCTCCGCTCGGAAGCTTTGTGGGGATTGAAGGTTATATTCCGCTACCGGCTTACTTTTTAGCTGCCGGGGTGTTATTTTGGGTGGCAGGTTTTGATATTATCTACGCTCTTCAGGATGTGGAGTTTGACCGGCAGCAGGGGTTATACTCCATACCCAGCAGGTTTGGGATAGAAAAGGCTCTAACGATTGCCCGGGTATTTCACTTTCTAACTATCATCTTCTTTTTACTGGCCGGCATTGGTTTTGGCCTTGGGTTTTTTTATTATTTTGGTGTTATTGCCACCGCTATTCTTTTATTATACGAGCACTGGCTGGTCAAGCCTACCGATTTATCAAGGGTTAATACGGCTTTTAACAATGTAAATATGATTATCAGCGTCTTAATGTTCGGTGTTACCGTTATCGATTTACTAATTTAA
- a CDS encoding nitroreductase family protein, with amino-acid sequence MELKEILKGRRSIRKFKKDPVPREVVEELLEAALWAPSGKNRQPWEIYVVGGEKRDELARLIAESGKHIKPKLEELFPEKIVKITLQFFENVGDAPVIILFYIPKYEFSVNHLMSGYERHYNEENRIEAIMSVSALVENLMLLAYERGLGTCWMTGPRYVADEIDRFLGVTDKEFVCAVVLGYPDQNPPVPPRKTGKIQFIGF; translated from the coding sequence ATGGAGTTAAAAGAAATTTTAAAGGGGAGAAGAAGTATTAGAAAGTTTAAAAAAGACCCGGTGCCGCGGGAAGTGGTGGAAGAGCTTTTAGAAGCGGCACTCTGGGCGCCTTCCGGGAAAAACCGCCAGCCCTGGGAAATTTACGTGGTTGGTGGGGAAAAGCGGGATGAGCTTGCCAGGCTTATTGCTGAATCAGGTAAGCACATTAAACCAAAATTAGAAGAACTTTTTCCGGAAAAGATTGTAAAAATTACCCTGCAGTTTTTTGAAAATGTTGGTGACGCGCCGGTAATTATTTTGTTTTACATTCCCAAATACGAATTTTCAGTTAACCATCTAATGAGTGGTTATGAACGCCATTATAATGAAGAAAATAGGATCGAAGCCATCATGAGCGTCTCGGCCCTGGTGGAAAATTTAATGCTTTTGGCTTATGAACGAGGGCTGGGGACGTGCTGGATGACCGGCCCCAGGTATGTGGCCGATGAGATTGATCGCTTTTTGGGGGTTACCGATAAGGAATTTGTGTGTGCGGTGGTACTGGGGTATCCCGATCAAAATCCTCCGGTGCCGCCGAGAAAAACCGGGAAAATACAATTTATTGGCTTTTAG